One part of the Francisella adeliensis genome encodes these proteins:
- the nhaD gene encoding sodium:proton antiporter NhaD has translation MLKKTSLISLMSLLPILSFASSSANGDLGAPTNIYSIIAVVVFCIAYLFVITEDFTHLNKSKPVVLAAGVIWALVAIVGKTTHAGHIVAANFDHIMVEYGELLLFLMVAMAYINLMEDRNVFEKLKSILVRAGFSYLGVFWLTGVISFFLSAVADNLTTALVMSTVVIAIGKDNKKFITMACVNVVVCANAGGAFSPFGDITTLMVWQTGVVDFNEFFAIFIPSVVNALIPAIIMSFFLPKMAAQTIIQEKVKFKKGAITTIILFIATIITAITFEHILHLPPALGMMTGLGYIMIYNYIYGLNIACHQKKNPHAHKVSYEAFNIFDKVKNAEWDTLLFFYGILVAVQGLATLGYLAIISQYIYVDMQSIAPSLFDAHTQANTLIGIFSAIVDNIPVMFAVLSMHPELDHTQWLLITLTAGVGGSLLSVGSAAGVAVMGKANGKYTFMSHLKWTWVIAIGYFASIATHLIIN, from the coding sequence ATGCTAAAAAAAACAAGCCTTATATCTCTTATGAGCCTACTACCAATACTAAGTTTTGCTAGCAGTTCAGCTAATGGAGACCTTGGAGCTCCTACAAATATTTATTCAATAATTGCTGTTGTTGTGTTCTGTATTGCTTATCTCTTTGTAATTACAGAAGACTTTACTCATTTAAACAAATCAAAACCAGTTGTACTAGCAGCAGGGGTAATCTGGGCATTAGTCGCTATAGTCGGCAAGACAACTCATGCAGGACATATAGTCGCTGCTAATTTTGATCATATCATGGTTGAGTATGGTGAGCTTTTATTATTCTTAATGGTCGCGATGGCATACATCAATCTTATGGAAGATCGTAATGTATTTGAAAAACTCAAAAGCATACTAGTCCGAGCAGGGTTTAGTTATCTTGGAGTTTTTTGGCTTACAGGGGTTATTTCATTTTTCTTATCAGCTGTAGCAGACAATTTAACCACTGCTTTAGTTATGAGTACTGTTGTTATCGCTATTGGCAAAGATAACAAAAAATTCATCACCATGGCATGTGTAAATGTAGTGGTCTGTGCCAATGCTGGTGGTGCTTTCTCTCCATTTGGTGACATAACTACACTTATGGTTTGGCAAACGGGTGTTGTTGATTTCAATGAGTTTTTTGCGATATTTATCCCATCTGTAGTTAACGCCCTTATTCCTGCTATCATTATGAGCTTTTTCTTACCTAAAATGGCTGCTCAAACTATCATCCAAGAAAAAGTAAAGTTTAAAAAAGGTGCCATAACAACAATAATTCTCTTTATAGCGACAATCATTACAGCAATTACTTTTGAACATATACTTCACTTACCCCCTGCTCTTGGAATGATGACTGGTCTCGGCTATATAATGATTTATAACTATATCTATGGGCTTAATATCGCTTGTCATCAAAAGAAAAATCCTCATGCTCACAAAGTCTCGTATGAAGCATTTAATATTTTCGATAAAGTAAAAAATGCCGAATGGGATACTTTATTATTTTTCTACGGTATACTTGTTGCTGTACAGGGGTTAGCTACACTTGGTTATCTAGCTATTATCTCCCAGTATATATACGTAGATATGCAATCTATAGCTCCCTCACTATTTGACGCTCATACACAAGCAAATACTTTGATAGGTATTTTTTCCGCTATAGTTGACAACATCCCTGTAATGTTTGCTGTACTTAGTATGCACCCTGAATTAGATCATACTCAATGGCTACTAATCACCCTTACAGCTGGTGTCGGTGGTAGCTTACTTTCAGTTGGTTCTGCTGCTGGTGTTGCTGTAATGGGAAAAGCAAATGGCAAGTATACCTTTATGAGTCACTTAAAATGGACATGGGTTATTGCAATAGGTTATTTTGCAAGTATTGCCACTCACCTAATCATTAATTAG
- a CDS encoding ATP-binding cassette domain-containing protein codes for MSRLTELRYEISKHHDLISNKKEHKLVSPDNLLEVNEFSLADCSESHFLLNKVSFSLKSYDRLLINGASGIGKSTLLRAIARVGCNSHQGDIVFAKECLRICLFPQKPYYPEDDFKRAVFYPIQVGIPSDEKFVGILRQLGVEYLAKYINTRNDWRNFLSSGEQQKLNFCRVFIKKYDLLLLDEATSNIDVNSERRLYEFLQQNNLTYISASHNERIKEYHNRFLDFSN; via the coding sequence ATGTCACGACTTACAGAGTTGAGGTATGAGATTTCTAAGCACCATGATTTAATAAGTAACAAAAAAGAGCATAAGTTAGTAAGCCCAGACAATCTTTTAGAGGTTAATGAGTTTTCTTTAGCAGATTGCTCAGAATCCCATTTTTTACTTAATAAAGTAAGCTTTAGTTTAAAGAGTTATGATAGGTTGCTGATAAATGGCGCTTCAGGGATAGGAAAAAGTACTTTATTGCGGGCAATTGCTAGAGTAGGATGTAACAGTCATCAAGGAGATATTGTTTTTGCTAAAGAGTGCTTGAGAATTTGTTTATTTCCGCAAAAACCTTATTATCCTGAGGATGATTTTAAAAGAGCTGTTTTTTATCCAATACAGGTAGGGATTCCTTCAGATGAAAAGTTTGTTGGGATTTTAAGGCAATTAGGTGTTGAATATTTAGCTAAGTATATTAATACAAGAAATGACTGGAGAAACTTTTTGTCTTCTGGAGAACAGCAGAAACTTAATTTTTGTCGAGTATTTATTAAAAAATATGATTTACTCTTACTTGATGAGGCTACTTCAAATATAGATGTAAATTCTGAAAGAAGGCTATATGAGTTTTTACAGCAGAATAATTTGACATATATATCAGCAAGCCATAATGAAAGAATTAAAGAGTATCATAATAGATTTTTAGATTTTTCTAATTAA
- a CDS encoding ABC transporter ATP-binding protein/permease, whose protein sequence is MSFLKDIWFVFKPFWHSNSSFRILFVLSVCIILEFVSVGLSVYLNYWYVDFYNSIQNYNYQLLIHQLIAFVGIVFFMLVNSFLLYIVSQIFIIKIRNSLTQIYTEKWLYSKHYACVQETCDNPDERISNDIKEFVSILRNLFLGFIGSVLTFVLFSYILWELSGSVSFKFLGYNLVVKGYLFWLAVLLAGLNAYIVIKVGKPLRKLVYEKQKFEAEFRYNLANIRGNKNTICESGLEKFKVSTLKQNFSQVVDNFYKLTFREVKINIVTGLFSQVYAVIGIFLSLPRYFAKVISFGQVMQINAAFLKVVSPLLFFVYSYESVAKLKANVQRLKELKLQIDVSDNRSVYKIEPTQEQFLNIKNLDVSNPKERLLIGVNLSLTQGESVFIKGPVGVGKTTFLRVLNGLNHDFEGEISYNTIPMILFLSSNPYFPKDDFKRAVFSSNLSNIPTDDEFVEILEDLGLEHLAKFVGQLYDWKHLLSAGELKSLAFCRLYTNDYNLVIIDEALTNTSVSFKEKIYKLLKQKGISYISSSHNNDASEYHDKIVCLSDYRVYR, encoded by the coding sequence ATGAGTTTTCTAAAAGATATTTGGTTCGTTTTTAAGCCTTTTTGGCATTCAAACTCAAGCTTTAGAATTTTGTTTGTTTTAAGTGTTTGTATTATTTTAGAATTTGTTAGTGTTGGGTTGAGCGTTTATCTTAACTATTGGTATGTTGATTTTTATAACTCTATTCAAAACTATAACTATCAGTTATTAATTCATCAATTAATAGCTTTTGTTGGCATAGTTTTTTTTATGTTAGTAAATAGCTTTCTCTTATACATTGTGAGTCAAATTTTTATCATAAAAATAAGGAATTCTCTAACTCAAATATATACAGAAAAATGGCTTTATTCAAAGCATTATGCATGTGTGCAGGAGACTTGCGATAATCCTGATGAGAGAATAAGTAATGATATTAAAGAGTTTGTTTCTATTTTAAGAAATCTGTTTTTAGGATTTATAGGAAGTGTGCTTACATTTGTGCTTTTTTCGTATATATTATGGGAACTTTCTGGATCAGTAAGCTTTAAGTTTTTGGGTTATAACTTAGTAGTTAAGGGATATTTGTTTTGGTTGGCAGTATTACTTGCTGGATTAAATGCATATATAGTTATCAAGGTTGGTAAACCACTTAGAAAGCTTGTTTATGAAAAGCAAAAATTTGAGGCAGAGTTTAGGTATAATTTAGCAAATATACGTGGTAATAAAAATACTATATGCGAATCAGGGCTTGAAAAATTTAAGGTTTCAACCTTAAAACAAAACTTTAGTCAGGTGGTAGATAACTTTTATAAGTTAACTTTTCGAGAGGTCAAAATAAATATCGTAACAGGACTTTTCTCTCAAGTTTATGCAGTGATTGGGATATTTTTGTCATTACCAAGGTACTTTGCTAAAGTGATAAGCTTTGGTCAGGTTATGCAAATAAATGCTGCTTTTTTAAAAGTTGTATCGCCATTATTGTTTTTTGTTTATAGTTATGAAAGTGTGGCAAAGCTAAAGGCAAATGTGCAGAGACTTAAGGAATTGAAGTTGCAAATTGATGTGAGTGATAATAGGTCTGTTTATAAGATTGAGCCTACACAGGAGCAGTTTTTGAATATAAAAAACTTAGATGTTAGTAACCCTAAGGAAAGACTTTTAATTGGGGTCAATTTATCACTAACACAGGGAGAAAGTGTTTTTATAAAAGGTCCGGTAGGAGTTGGTAAAACTACCTTTCTAAGAGTTCTAAATGGTTTGAATCATGATTTTGAGGGTGAAATTTCTTACAATACAATACCAATGATTTTATTTTTAAGCTCTAACCCTTATTTCCCCAAAGATGATTTCAAACGTGCAGTATTTAGTTCAAATTTATCAAATATCCCTACAGATGATGAGTTTGTAGAGATTCTGGAAGATCTCGGGTTAGAGCATTTGGCGAAATTTGTTGGACAACTCTATGATTGGAAACACTTACTTTCAGCTGGTGAATTAAAAAGCTTAGCATTTTGTAGACTATATACTAATGATTATAATCTTGTGATAATTGATGAAGCTCTAACAAACACCTCTGTATCCTTTAAAGAAAAGATATATAAACTTCTAAAACAAAAGGGGATCAGTTATATAAGTTCAAGCCATAATAATGATGCTAGTGAGTACCATGATAAAATTGTTTGCTTAAGTGATTATAGGGTTTATAGATAA
- a CDS encoding APC family permease: MKLRNLIFGSPIPTAKQQEQKIGLFSGFAILSSNALSSVSYATSEIFIVLGTAGALAIAKYSIGVAIMVVLLILLMGVSYAQVIKAHPEGGGSYSIVKSNFSEKMVLLTSASLIIDYILTVAVSVSMASVAISSAFPVFNNFMVEIALALLVLIMIVNLRGVKSTARIFAWPTYLFIVSIISLIVVGFYKYHNGSLEQFNYSQEHMNHMNSAMGVLTVTLVLRAFSSGSAALTGIESYANGVSSYKTPMMNRALIGLGLMIILSMVMFAGVTFIATQTKIFPDFTESILSQLGHQVLGDGAAYYFLQASTCLILLMAANTCFTGFPTLASIMSKDKYLPEQLQRVGDRFAFRNGIIMLTCTSAVLVIMFEAQVNKLIPLYAFGVFIAFTLCQAGLVKHWYKNKRIYKSWGVRAFINAIGCIATFIVLLTIIESKFFEGVWIVIIAISIIMYCLYKVKKHYLIREQNLTISVDEAIVSASVNRRTKPKIVLLVSRIHKGTIEALQLARNLSDDITPVYVSADEKKIAKIKGQWKGLAFQEKLLILRPVYNSFITPIVKILHKNDLRDPEKGYSVVIIPEVINTKWWHFLLHNQNSKMLKLAITAMDKRDQKTVSRVVISVPYKAE; this comes from the coding sequence ATGAAATTGAGAAATCTAATATTTGGTTCACCAATTCCTACTGCGAAACAGCAAGAGCAGAAGATAGGTCTTTTCTCTGGGTTTGCGATATTATCCTCTAATGCATTATCATCAGTTTCCTATGCAACTAGCGAAATATTTATAGTTCTAGGTACGGCTGGAGCATTAGCTATTGCTAAATATTCCATTGGTGTAGCTATAATGGTTGTGTTGCTGATATTACTTATGGGAGTTTCTTATGCCCAGGTTATAAAAGCTCACCCAGAAGGCGGTGGTTCTTATTCTATAGTTAAAAGTAATTTTAGTGAGAAGATGGTTCTTTTGACTTCGGCCTCACTGATTATAGACTATATACTAACGGTAGCTGTATCTGTATCTATGGCTTCAGTGGCTATAAGTTCAGCTTTCCCAGTATTTAACAACTTTATGGTTGAGATAGCTTTAGCGCTTTTAGTTTTGATAATGATTGTTAATTTACGCGGTGTGAAATCTACAGCTCGAATATTTGCTTGGCCGACTTATCTATTTATTGTTTCAATAATTTCATTAATAGTAGTAGGGTTTTATAAGTACCATAACGGTAGCTTAGAACAGTTTAATTATAGTCAAGAGCATATGAATCATATGAATTCTGCTATGGGTGTTTTGACTGTAACTTTGGTTTTAAGAGCATTCTCGTCAGGTAGTGCTGCACTAACAGGTATTGAGTCTTATGCGAATGGAGTATCATCGTATAAAACACCTATGATGAACCGAGCATTGATCGGTTTAGGATTGATGATAATCCTTTCTATGGTGATGTTTGCTGGTGTAACATTTATTGCAACACAAACTAAAATTTTCCCTGACTTTACAGAGAGTATATTATCTCAGTTAGGTCACCAAGTATTAGGTGATGGTGCTGCATACTACTTCTTACAAGCTTCAACTTGCTTGATTTTATTGATGGCTGCAAATACATGTTTTACTGGTTTTCCAACTCTAGCTTCGATAATGAGTAAAGATAAGTATTTACCTGAACAACTTCAAAGAGTTGGAGATAGATTTGCTTTTAGAAATGGCATCATAATGCTTACATGTACTTCTGCGGTATTAGTAATAATGTTTGAAGCTCAGGTGAATAAACTTATACCGCTTTATGCTTTTGGTGTGTTTATAGCATTTACACTATGTCAAGCAGGATTGGTAAAACATTGGTACAAGAATAAGAGAATATATAAAAGCTGGGGTGTTAGAGCATTTATAAATGCTATCGGTTGTATTGCGACTTTTATAGTCTTGCTGACAATTATTGAGAGTAAATTTTTTGAAGGTGTTTGGATTGTTATTATAGCTATATCTATAATCATGTACTGCTTGTATAAGGTAAAAAAACACTATCTCATAAGAGAACAAAATTTGACTATTAGTGTTGATGAAGCAATAGTTAGTGCGTCGGTAAATAGAAGGACTAAGCCAAAGATTGTTCTTTTAGTTTCTCGTATTCATAAAGGAACAATAGAAGCACTACAGTTGGCAAGAAATTTATCTGATGATATAACTCCAGTATATGTATCTGCAGATGAGAAAAAGATAGCTAAGATCAAAGGACAATGGAAAGGGCTAGCTTTTCAGGAAAAGCTACTTATTTTGAGACCAGTTTATAATTCCTTCATCACTCCTATTGTAAAAATTCTGCATAAAAATGATTTGCGTGATCCTGAAAAGGGTTATTCTGTAGTTATTATACCTGAGGTTATAAATACTAAATGGTGGCACTTTTTGCTGCATAATCAAAATTCAAAAATGCTTAAGCTTGCTATAACAGCCATGGATAAAAGGGATCAAAAAACAGTTTCACGTGTTGTTATTTCTGTACCATATAAGGCGGAGTAG
- the cgtA gene encoding Obg family GTPase CgtA translates to MRFVDEVVIKLQAGKGGNGCVSFRREKYVPLGGPDGGDGGHGGSIYLKADENINTLIDYRYKREYHAQNGQGGMGANCYGKAGDDLFLIVPVGTSIFDLETNKKVGEVMKHEETYMIAEGGKRGIGNTHFKSSTNQAPRKFTLGEEGEYREVRLELNLLADVALLGLPNAGKSTLIRAVSAAVPKVADYPFTTMYPHLGVVKVGVDSFVMADIPGVIEGAAEGAGLGLRFLKHLTRARCVLHVVDICPFDESDPVENYFAVEKELEKYSEDLYDKPRFLVINKTDLLGNEVEEKCAEFVKEIGYDDKYFTISAAMRQNTEMLAKNLNEFLNREE, encoded by the coding sequence ATGAGATTTGTTGATGAAGTAGTTATTAAATTACAGGCCGGTAAAGGTGGTAATGGTTGTGTAAGCTTTCGTAGAGAAAAATATGTACCTCTTGGTGGGCCAGATGGTGGCGATGGTGGACATGGTGGAAGCATTTATTTAAAAGCTGATGAGAATATAAACACTTTAATAGATTACCGCTATAAAAGAGAGTACCATGCTCAAAATGGTCAAGGTGGAATGGGTGCTAATTGCTACGGTAAGGCGGGAGATGATTTATTTTTAATTGTCCCAGTTGGTACGAGTATTTTTGATCTTGAGACAAATAAGAAAGTTGGCGAGGTGATGAAGCACGAAGAAACCTATATGATCGCCGAAGGTGGTAAAAGAGGTATAGGAAATACACACTTCAAAAGTAGTACAAACCAAGCACCACGTAAATTCACATTAGGTGAAGAGGGTGAGTATAGAGAGGTTCGTCTTGAGCTGAATCTACTTGCTGATGTCGCATTATTAGGTTTACCAAATGCTGGTAAATCAACATTAATTAGGGCAGTATCAGCAGCTGTGCCAAAGGTTGCTGATTATCCATTTACTACTATGTATCCTCATTTAGGAGTAGTAAAAGTAGGTGTTGATAGTTTTGTAATGGCAGATATTCCTGGTGTGATAGAGGGGGCTGCTGAAGGGGCTGGGCTTGGGCTTAGATTTTTAAAGCATCTAACAAGAGCAAGGTGTGTTCTACATGTGGTAGATATTTGTCCGTTTGATGAGTCTGATCCTGTTGAAAACTATTTTGCTGTTGAAAAGGAGCTAGAAAAATATAGTGAAGATCTTTACGATAAACCAAGGTTTTTGGTTATAAATAAAACAGACTTGTTAGGAAATGAAGTTGAGGAGAAGTGTGCTGAGTTTGTTAAGGAAATAGGCTATGACGACAAATACTTTACAATATCTGCGGCAATGAGACAAAATACAGAGATGTTAGCTAAAAACCTTAATGAGTTTTTAAATAGGGAAGAGTAA
- the thrC gene encoding threonine synthase has protein sequence MNFISTRNDNICVTLSEAMQNGLAADGGLFVPETFPKPEWNKFDSNMSYPEFAANMLQKFFEGDELESHLSDICQKTFKFPAPVKRLDENTSILELFHGPTLSFKDFGAGFLANCLSYIKDDKPFTILVATSGDTGSAVAAAFHGKKNIRVVVMFPKGKISARQEAQITCWGDNIQAVEVEGVFDDCQSLVKEAFKTPWWSERTKLNTSNSINIGRLLPQSTYYAYTSWQHYLKTGQKINYIIPSGNLGNITAAYWAKEMGFPIAEISMSLNANATIADYIDSGLFKPRNSVETLANAMDVGNPSNFERLVYLLGSHDDFKKNIKACCVPDKEIQDTISSVYQEYKEIICPHTATAFAAKHKYNEDKDYVIVATAHPAKFESVVEPILGVNVDPTADLQRLLDKDKHKVSINKSMKELCEVYEQQN, from the coding sequence ATGAATTTTATTAGCACTAGGAATGATAATATCTGTGTTACGTTAAGTGAAGCAATGCAAAATGGTTTAGCTGCAGATGGTGGCTTATTTGTACCTGAGACTTTTCCTAAGCCTGAATGGAATAAGTTTGACTCTAATATGAGTTATCCTGAGTTTGCTGCAAATATGCTTCAAAAATTTTTTGAAGGAGATGAATTAGAGTCTCATTTGTCTGATATTTGTCAAAAGACATTTAAGTTTCCTGCGCCAGTAAAACGATTAGATGAAAATACCTCTATATTAGAGCTCTTCCATGGGCCTACGCTATCTTTTAAGGATTTCGGGGCGGGTTTTTTAGCTAACTGTTTGAGCTATATTAAAGATGATAAGCCATTTACTATATTAGTTGCTACTTCAGGAGATACAGGATCTGCAGTTGCAGCAGCTTTTCACGGTAAAAAAAATATCAGAGTAGTCGTGATGTTTCCTAAGGGAAAAATTTCAGCACGACAAGAGGCTCAAATTACTTGTTGGGGCGACAATATTCAAGCAGTTGAAGTTGAGGGTGTTTTTGATGATTGTCAAAGTTTAGTTAAGGAGGCTTTTAAAACACCATGGTGGAGTGAAAGAACAAAGCTAAATACATCAAATAGTATAAATATAGGAAGATTATTGCCTCAATCAACATACTATGCATATACCTCTTGGCAGCACTATCTAAAGACAGGGCAGAAGATTAACTATATTATACCTTCCGGTAATTTAGGTAATATCACGGCTGCATATTGGGCAAAAGAAATGGGGTTTCCAATCGCGGAAATATCTATGAGCTTAAATGCTAATGCTACAATAGCAGACTATATCGATTCAGGGTTGTTTAAGCCAAGAAATAGCGTAGAAACTTTGGCAAATGCTATGGATGTTGGTAATCCTAGTAATTTTGAGAGATTGGTTTATTTGTTAGGTTCTCATGATGATTTCAAAAAAAATATTAAAGCTTGCTGTGTGCCAGATAAAGAAATACAAGATACTATAAGCAGTGTTTACCAAGAGTATAAAGAAATTATTTGTCCTCATACGGCTACTGCTTTTGCAGCTAAGCATAAGTATAATGAAGATAAAGATTATGTAATCGTAGCCACAGCACATCCAGCAAAATTTGAGTCTGTTGTAGAGCCAATACTTGGTGTAAATGTGGATCCAACAGCAGATTTACAAAGATTGTTAGACAAGGATAAGCATAAGGTTAGTATTAATAAGAGTATGAAAGAACTCTGCGAAGTATATGAACAGCAAAACTAA
- a CDS encoding homoserine kinase has product MELSDNVNLAKAFAPATSANFAVGYDLLGFSLKGVGDIVELRKRKDSSLVIKSITGVTGADKLPFDIDKNVATAVIKKFLSDKKIEIGFDVYITKGITLGSGMGGSAASSVAALIAMNAFFKKPYLYDELIDYAIYGESLISGSFHGDNAVPCMYGGMVLLQSSKPCKKINLPLVECDVVIICPALSIETKKAREILKEPYNLSTVVEHSSYLASTISALYTKDIDLLSESLKDVLIEPRRANLITGYYDVQAAAYDSGAFACGISGSGPTMFALVRKSDCPKKVADAMSNVFKKSGLESSVWISSMNNEGAYLLEKN; this is encoded by the coding sequence ATGGAACTAAGTGATAATGTAAATTTAGCTAAAGCTTTTGCTCCAGCTACAAGTGCTAATTTTGCAGTAGGATATGATTTGCTAGGATTCTCACTAAAAGGTGTCGGCGATATCGTAGAATTAAGAAAAAGAAAAGATTCTAGTTTGGTTATAAAAAGTATAACTGGTGTAACAGGTGCAGACAAACTTCCTTTTGATATTGATAAAAATGTCGCTACAGCAGTTATTAAAAAATTTCTTAGTGATAAAAAGATTGAGATAGGTTTTGATGTCTATATTACTAAAGGCATAACCTTAGGCTCAGGAATGGGGGGGTCAGCAGCTTCTTCCGTAGCGGCATTGATTGCTATGAATGCTTTTTTCAAAAAACCTTACTTATATGATGAACTAATTGATTATGCAATATATGGTGAAAGCCTTATATCTGGGTCTTTTCATGGTGACAATGCTGTGCCATGTATGTATGGTGGTATGGTTTTACTTCAAAGTTCAAAACCATGTAAGAAGATTAACTTACCATTAGTTGAGTGTGATGTTGTTATAATTTGTCCGGCATTATCTATAGAAACTAAAAAAGCTAGAGAAATTCTCAAAGAGCCTTACAACTTATCTACAGTTGTTGAGCATAGCTCTTATTTAGCTTCAACAATAAGTGCTCTATATACAAAAGATATTGATTTGTTGAGCGAGAGCTTAAAAGATGTTCTAATAGAGCCTAGACGAGCTAACTTAATCACGGGGTACTATGATGTACAAGCTGCAGCTTATGATTCAGGAGCTTTTGCTTGTGGTATTTCAGGTTCTGGACCTACGATGTTTGCTTTGGTTAGAAAAAGCGATTGCCCTAAAAAAGTAGCTGATGCTATGAGTAATGTATTTAAAAAATCTGGTTTGGAATCAAGTGTATGGATTAGTTCTATGAACAATGAAGGCGCATATTTACTAGAAAAAAATTAA